The window AATCTCGAAATGATATCTCAGGCCTTCCTGCCCGCAGAGGCCGCAAGTTTCGCAATCTCGTCATGGTCATGAGTCAGACCCGTGAAGCGCCATTCAGCGAAAGCTTTCGGCAATGTGTCCGCGATGGAGAGCGGAAGCATACTCTCCCTGACCCTTCTGGTGTATGTCTCCATTTTCGCAAGACCCCCATATCGAATTGCTGCGCTTACAAATTGTTCTTTCCACTGAGAATTTCTTACGGTCGCAATACGAGCGGGGCCACCTGGCAGCATACCCAAAATGTCACTCTAGCGATAGCATCTGCGGCTCCCAACGCTATTTCATGGGTGACAATCAGCTAATTAGCTGATAAGCTTCCAAAAAATCGAAGAGGTTCTATAGTATGGGTCTAGATATGTCGTCCTTTGGACGTGCCATTGCCTCCGCGCGCAAGGGGAAGGGCATGAGCCAAAAGGAACTCGCCACTAAGATCGTGAAGGAGGATGGCGAGGCGATAACGCCGCAGTACTTGAACGACATCGAACACGATCGCAGAAGCCCGTCCTCGGACCATTTGGTGGGCGAGTTTGCAAAGGTTCTAAAAATGGATCCGCTTGCCTTGTACGGCGTGATCGGGATGCTGCCGGAGCAGGACAGAAAACTGGTAAGAAAATCGACACCGGACCAGATCAATCAGGCGTTTGTCGCCTTTCGAAAGAAACTGAAGGAATAGGCAGCTTGAGGTACGTCCGCGACACGATGCATGGTTTTCGGGAGAGGCCTCATTACGAGCCCGCCGAACTTGATACCATGTTTGAAAAGCTCGTGGCGGACCACCTGCGGAGCAAGCACGGCAAGGTCGAGTTTCCTATTTCGACTGACGATATCACGACCTTGATTGAGCGGGACGTTACGGATCTGGACCAATATGCGGACCTGACCATGTATGGCGCCGGCGTTGAAGGCGTCACCGAGTTTGCCCGCGCTGGAAAGCCAAGGGTCTCGATTTCCAATGACGTCCACAGGTTCGAGAACCGGCTGCGGACCACCCTCACCCACGAATATGGGCATGTGATCCTGCACGCCTACCTGTTTGGGCTGGAGCAGCGCCAGCTACCGGTGGATGGCAAGCGGAAGCCCAACGCTATCTATTGCAAGCGGGACACAATGATTTCCGCGAGCAAGACTGACTGGATGGAATGGCAGGCAGGATACGTTTCCGGGGCAGCGCTGATGCCGAAATCCTACCTCCAGAAGATTGTTGCTGGCGTTCAGCACGCACGCAACATCTACGGCGCGTGCGAGCCTGGCGGTGCCAATGGTGAAGCGCTGATTCAGGCTGTCGTGAGTGAGTTCGCCGTCTCTCGGGAGGCGGCAACGGTTCGTCTGAAGATCCTTGGCCACCTCGGTCGGGAGCAGGCAATCGGCAATCTGTTCACCTGATCAATGCGTTAGCTACCATTGACTCTCCTGCAGGCCGGCTTATGATACGTCAATAAGCGTATCCGCTGATTGACGCGCGAGACAACGCGGGACGTATAAACTGGATGGAGAATCAGTCATGAGCGGCAACGAGGACAACACTTCCGGCCATGGGGGCGGGAATTCCGGTGGCGGAAACGCCGGAGGCGGAGGCAATCCCGGCGGCTCCGGAAACCCGGGTCACGGCGGTCCCAACGTCCACATCGAGGTTGATGGGCACAACAAGTCGGTACGGGAGGGCGACTGGCTCGTTAGCGACCTCAAGGATAAAGTTGGTGTCGACCCCGCCAAGGTGCTGGCGGAGATTACTCCGACAGGGCTCGTCGATCTTGATGACCAGGCTCGCATCGACGTGAAGGAAGGCATGCGCTTCATGAGTCATGCGCGTAAGGGCGGTTCATCATGAGCACCGGGTCGACCAATGACGGCCTCGATGAAAGTCTCCGGCCCATCGCGCAGCTGTGCGATGGGGTGGTGTCTTTCCAAACCGAGGGATGGCGAAAGTTGATCTATATGGAGAAGCTTCGCTTCAGGGTCGGTTCAAGCAGTCACGTCATGGATGCGATCCTCTGCCTCAACCACGACAACCCCGCATATCCCACGAAGCTTTATCTGGCCGCGAACGTGGGCGGCGAAGGCCTGAACTGGAACGAGCAGGCGTACCTGCTCGGCCGCAACTGGCCGACCTTTTCCTGGAAGGACGTGCCGGCAGACCAGCCATATGTCGATATTCTTGCCGCGCATCTCTCAGCGCTGAGCAAGGGAAAGGCAGCCTAGCATGTGGCGGCTTCTCTCCGGCCTATTCGGTCGTTCATCCCCGTCGCCTGCAGACCAAAGGCAGGTTGAACGTCGCGCATACGCGACATTTCGGTCCACGAGCTCGTTTATTCAGGAGGTAAGGCGCGATCTATCCCGGCCCCATGCATTCGCGCATGAGCGGGTCGGCTTCATTACCGTGCGCGCGGCGTCCGGTGCGGATGGCCTGGTTTTGCTCGCGGAGAACTATTATCCGGTCGCTGATGACGAGTATGTGCGCGACAATACTGTCGGCGCGATGATCGGCCAGGAAGCACTCCGCAAGGCGCTAGAGCTGGCGCTCTTGCAAGGCATCGGCGTCTTCCATGTGCATATGCACTTCCCTTCGGCGCGGTTGTGGTTCAGCGCCACCGATCTGCGCGAACAAGCCAAGTTCGTGCCTGACTTCTTTAAAGTTTGCCCGCAGATGCCGCATGGCGCAGTCGTTCTCAACGACAAGACTGTCGCCGGACGCATATGGACTGCCCCCACCCAAGTGAAGAACATCGATGAGTTCAACATTGTTGGCACGCGCTCAACTGTGGGGCGCGCCGCGGCCGATGGCAGCACAGATTTGTTCGCATGACAAACGACCGCGATTTTAGCCGCCAGAGCTTCCTCGGTGCACATTCCGAAGCGCTGTTCGCGAATTTGCGAGTGGCTATCGTCGGACTTGGCGGAGGTGGCTCCCACATCGCGCAGCAGCTCGCCCATCTTGGCGTCGGGCATTTCCGGCTAATTGACCCTGATGAGATCGAAGCAAGTAACCTAAACCGCCTGATTGGCGGCACTCAGGACGATGTCGATCACGAGCGCCCTAAAGTAGAGATCGCCACCCGTATGATCCTTGGCATCCGGCCATGGGCGAAAGTAACCTCCAGGCAAGCGAAGTGGCAGGAGGCGGACGACCTGATCCGTGATGCGCACGTCCTGTTCGGGTGCGTCGACGGCTATCAGCAGCGCGACTATTTGGAGACCGCCGCGCGACGTTTTGGTCTGCCATACATCGATATCGGAATGGACGTGACCAGACTGCATGATGCCAGTTTTGCGGTGGCAGGGCAGATGATCATGACCTTACCGGGCAATCCGTGCATGCGCTGCCTGGGCTTCCTGACTCCCGACAAGTTGGCGCAAGAGGAGAATCGCTATGGCGACGTGGGCATCAACCCGCAAGTGGTTTGGACGAACGGCATGCTAGCCTCGTTTGCTGTCGGTGCATTCGCAAAGCTCTTTACGCCGTGGTTTTCCGCAGAAGAAAACTATACGTGGCTGGAGTTCGACGGTAATGCTCAAACCGTCTCGCGAAGCCAACAGCCAGATTACTTCCCGCTGTTACCAGTATGCCCACATCATGGGGGGACTAACGGTCTCGGCGAATTCGGCTTCGACATTCGTCGAGCGTAGCGGGCGGCTCAGCGACCACGCTATAGAGCCCTGAGTCCGGCGACACGCTCCGCGCTCCGGGGCTACCTTGCGGCCATCGAGCAAGGCGTTCCTCTTCTGGTGGAAGCTCGAGAGATCATAGCTGCTTTCCATGCGATGATCCGCAAGAAGGCTCACGTAGAGCTTGAACCATGGTTGGAACGAGCGCGCGCAAGCCTCGTCATGTCTTTTGCCAATGGCGTCATCAAGGACAAGGCCGCTGTCAGCGCAGCGATCACGACGTCATAGTCCAATGGACAGACCGAGGGCCAGATCACCAAGCTCAAACTGGTCAAACGCCAAATGTACGGACGCGCCAAGCTCGACTTGCTACAGGCTCGGCTAATCGGCGCCACATGACCAGTGCTGCACCAAATTTGCGTCAGAGCCAATTTTGCAAGCCGAATGACACATCCAGGAGATGCGGAGCGGCTGCCCGCCAGTTACTCACGATCGCACAATGGGTGCGTTACACCGCTATCGGGGCTGTTTTGCCAACCGCGTATCGGGTCGAGTGCGCTCAAAAAGCCCACATCGTCACGCGTGGCTGCAGCAATATCTGATTGGACGTAGCTTCGGCATGGCGTCCCTGCAGACGCGGCAGTGAAACTTCGTCCAGGGATGCGGACCGTCATGAGCCGCTTGGCCGACAAGCGGGCGCTGATTGGCGGCCGCGAGCCCATCCCGGTCAACCCAATGTTTCCTCAAACAAGAGATCCGGAAGTGGGCGCTCCGAGTGCCATATACCTTTCTGCTTTACATAGTAACGACATAACGAGCTGATTTTTGGGCTGTCGCCAAGTCTCACTCGCTGACGTGAGATCTCTCCCAACTGAGCGAAGACCTCTTGCGTGTAGCCTGAGGACGACAGGAATAATCCCCCATCGGTGGCATCACGCGCATTGACCTCAACGAACGAGGTCACGTCATCCATTCCAGAACGGTTGCGTAGCCAATGCTTGATCTCAATGTAGAATACCTTGTAGATGCCTCCAGCGACGCAACGTACAATGACATCCTTGCCGCCATCCTTAGCAGGCCGCGTTAGCTCCACCGAAAACCCGATTCCGCTTACAGCGGTGGCAATCACCCTTTCTAGATCGCGCCACTCAATTTGCTCCAGAATGCGAGGATTTCGTGCAACAAGTTCGCATAGACAAGCAGCCATCGCGCGAACTACTTGCGCGACGGGAGAAGCGATCTCGGCGTCCGGGTGTTTGGCTATTTGGGCAACGACCTCTGCGAGAGCGCTCCGGAGTTCGTTGACGCCCTCTCCCGTCTTGGCGCTAGTACGGAACACAAAATCGAACCCCAGTTCTTTCGCCAGCTTTTCAAGCCGGTCGACGTTGTGTTTGCTCGTACCCATATCCTCCCGCGTCGAGACGAGGAGTCTGCGAGCAACCGATACCGATGTGTGTTCTGAAGCTGCCGAAAAGGCCTCGAGCCAACCACGTGTTGAATCACCCAACGATCCATCTTGGTGATGCGCCAGATCCACGGCGACCACGACTGCGATGGCTTCTTTCCCGTTTAGGCTGGATTTCAGCCGCGACGCCGCATAGTCGCCGGGAATGTCGTGGATTGAAACGCTGCCCTCTAGGGCAGGCAATCC of the Bradyrhizobium sp. WSM1417 genome contains:
- a CDS encoding helix-turn-helix domain-containing protein, coding for MSSFGRAIASARKGKGMSQKELATKIVKEDGEAITPQYLNDIEHDRRSPSSDHLVGEFAKVLKMDPLALYGVIGMLPEQDRKLVRKSTPDQINQAFVAFRKKLKE
- a CDS encoding ImmA/IrrE family metallo-endopeptidase codes for the protein MFEKLVADHLRSKHGKVEFPISTDDITTLIERDVTDLDQYADLTMYGAGVEGVTEFARAGKPRVSISNDVHRFENRLRTTLTHEYGHVILHAYLFGLEQRQLPVDGKRKPNAIYCKRDTMISASKTDWMEWQAGYVSGAALMPKSYLQKIVAGVQHARNIYGACEPGGANGEALIQAVVSEFAVSREAATVRLKILGHLGREQAIGNLFT
- a CDS encoding ThiF family adenylyltransferase encodes the protein MTNDRDFSRQSFLGAHSEALFANLRVAIVGLGGGGSHIAQQLAHLGVGHFRLIDPDEIEASNLNRLIGGTQDDVDHERPKVEIATRMILGIRPWAKVTSRQAKWQEADDLIRDAHVLFGCVDGYQQRDYLETAARRFGLPYIDIGMDVTRLHDASFAVAGQMIMTLPGNPCMRCLGFLTPDKLAQEENRYGDVGINPQVVWTNGMLASFAVGAFAKLFTPWFSAEENYTWLEFDGNAQTVSRSQQPDYFPLLPVCPHHGGTNGLGEFGFDIRRA
- a CDS encoding restriction endonuclease codes for the protein MKSQFRAEELRRDREIVVIGDSGAGKTALFRRLRNAEDPFQEYSTRSMITADIGLPALEGSVSIHDIPGDYAASRLKSSLNGKEAIAVVVAVDLAHHQDGSLGDSTRGWLEAFSAASEHTSVSVARRLLVSTREDMGTSKHNVDRLEKLAKELGFDFVFRTSAKTGEGVNELRSALAEVVAQIAKHPDAEIASPVAQVVRAMAACLCELVARNPRILEQIEWRDLERVIATAVSGIGFSVELTRPAKDGGKDVIVRCVAGGIYKVFYIEIKHWLRNRSGMDDVTSFVEVNARDATDGGLFLSSSGYTQEVFAQLGEISRQRVRLGDSPKISSLCRYYVKQKGIWHSERPLPDLLFEETLG